GCGGAATTTAAAATACGTGCCGTCAAAGAAAATATGAACGGTAAGGGACCGACTCAGATTTTCATGGAGAATGGATTTAACTTGGATGTGATTGGAGCTAAAAAAGCCCAATCGGCAATAAGTCGTTGGAAAAACACTTATAAAACATTGGGGGAACAAGGTTTTTTAGAAGAGCGTCGGGGGAAAGGCGGCACAGGTCGCCCTTCCACAAAAGTTATATCATCTGAGAAGAAATTAGAAAAAGCTGAAGCCCGTATAAAGTATTTAGAAGCTGAATTAGAATTACTAAAAAAGCTAGAGGAACTCGAAAGGCAGGTGAAGAAGTAATTTTAGCACCCCGCGAAAAATACGCATTGATTAACGAGGTCATTCGGAAATATCAACTAAAGAATATGACGCGTTACCTTTGTGCTTTAACATGTGTAAGTAGAAGTGGATACTATGCCTGGCTTCAAAATTCGGAGAAACATGCGATTCGTGAAGAGCAAGATTATCAAGATTATTTATTACTAAGATGCATTTATGATGCATTCAAAGGGAAAATTGGGTATCGAGGACTTTACATGGCATTGGAAGAACTAGTGGTGACACCGATGAATCACAAAAAGATTCTCCGCTTAATGAGAAAGTATAATTTCTTTGCGAAAGTGCGTCGAGCAAACCCATATAAATATATTGCGAAAGCAACACAGGCACATCGTACGGTTCCTAACCATTTGAATCGAGCATTCAATCAAGATGAGCCCGGAAAAGTATATTTAACTGATATTACTTATTTACAGTACCGTAATGGTCAAACAGCTTATTTATCTTGTATCAAAGATGTAGCAACCAGGGAAATCGTCGCTTATGAACTTTCGACTAGCTTGAAAATGGGATTGGTTTATCGCACATTAGATAAATTAGAAGAGACATTAGACGGAAATATTCACCCAGAAGCAATGATCCATTCAGATCAAGGTGTCCATTATACACATCCAGAGTATCAAGGACGCGTTAAGAAAATAGGCTTACTTCAGTCGATGTCACGTCGAGGAAACTGTTTAGATAACGCACCAATGGAGTCTTTCTTTGGGCATTTTAAAGATGAAGTAGATTATGAGGAAGCATGTAATTTACGTGAATTAAGGGAAATGATAGACGAATACTTGGAGCATTATAATACGACGCGCAAACAATGGACGTTAAAAAAGATGACTCCGGCACAATACCGAAGTCACCTAATTGCAGCCTAGACTGTAAAAAGTCCTTTTTATTAAACTGTCCGTAAATAAGGGTTCAGTTCATAGACCAATCAGTTCCCTTTTTTTTACATATTTTATTGTTGTTCCATCTTCATCTTTTCTTTTTCTTTTCGCTTCTTTTCTTTTTCTTTGTCTGTGAAATGCTTCCTCGTGATTGGGCTAACAAGGGCCGACTAGTTAGAGCCTATCTTTTTAACCTCCAAATGCTTGCGGGAAATACTAATTTGAGACAAAAAAGTCCAATTCATAAACGAATCGGACTTTTTTTCGTGTTTAATTTAATTTTCCAATAGTAGTTTCACAGGAGATACTTGCTCTAACTTCTCTAACATCTTCTCTTCTGTTTCGTTTACTAATAAATGAATTTCCCCAGCATCCTCTGATGTTCGAATCAGGCGGCCGATTCCTTGACGGTATCTTAACAGCATAAATGGCAGGTCAACTTCTTGGAATGCATCCTTTGCATGACTGCGTTTCGCTTCAAACAGTGGATCAGCAGGTGGGTATGGTAAGTCATAAATAATGACACGTGTTAGTGCATCTTTCGGAATATCCAACCCTTCCCATAAATTAAATGAGCATAACACTTTCAATTGTTTATTTTGAAAATCCCGCACGATAGATGACAACTCTCGCTCACCTTCAAAGCCGATACTTCCATTTATATCAGCGGATAATTCCTTTTTAAACTGAAGCATCGCTGTTTCAGATTTGAATAAAATGAGCGTCTGGCCTTCTTCACGCAATAGCGCTTCAACTTTTTCAACCTTTTGTTCTTGAGACGTTTTATGCGCATAGATTTTCATAACATTTTCATAATCGAAAGGAGATTCAACTGAGAATGATAAATATTTATCGATGCCCAATCCTTCTGCAATATAAGAAAAGTCTTTTTGCAATGACAATGTAGCAGATGAGAAGACAATTGGCATATTCGAAGAGAATAAGCTTTCTTTTAAAATATCCGTTACAAGTCTTGGCATAATGACAAGCGACATTTCTTCTTCCGTATCTTGGAGCCAATCAACTGCATCTTGCCCTGAAATGAATAACTCCATAGAGTAGATGTATTGTTCCAAGTATTCTTCAACCATTTTCAATTCGTATTCTGGAATAATATATAGCTCGCCTTCAAAGACAAACTCTTCAAGAAGCGCCGTAGAAATATTCACAGCCTGCCTTCCTACTTCAAACAGTTCTGGCACCTTATGAATCGCTTTTCGTTCATTCATCGTCTCTTCAGCATGTTCGTGTAACAATGCGAAAAACGAGGCATGGACGTCAATCAGTTGCTCCATGAGTTGCAGTGATTGTTCACGTACCCCATCCACCATCACACGTTCTAGTAAATTGAGCAACGTATGATCTTGAACTTCATAGGTTAACGCGCGCTGTGCAGCGTATTCCAATAGATGACCTTCGTCAAAAATGACCATCGAGGCTTCCGGCAGTAACGGTAATTGTCCTTGTCGCTCTCTCGATTCTTTCGTCCAAATATGTTCCATATAAAAGTCATGTGAACAAATAATGATTTCAGGAGCCGCTCTATAATGATTGCGGTGCAATGTTTGACCACAACGGTTTCTCAAATCGCATGCTTCACATTGTTGAATCGGATGATAATTAATCGTCTTCCACTGTGCATCGCTTAATTCCGGATAATCAGAACGCTCACCGTACGGATAAACAGATTGCAAGGAACCAGTTCCATATACGAAGTCTGGCAAACTATCTTCTACATCTTCTATATACGTTTCCACCATCGTATTGGAAGCATCATCCAAACGTTTTAAACATAAATACTGGTCTCTCGCCTTGGCAAGACGAACGTCAATATTTAAGTTAAGCGCTTCGCTCATTTTATAAATGTCGCCGTCTTGTTTAACGAGCTGTTCGATAAGTGTTTCATCAGCACAGGAAATAAGCGCCGGTTTACCGGTATAGCGTGCATATGCAATTGCAGGTAATAAATAAGCTATCGTCTTCCCGGTACCAACTCCAGCTTCCGCAAATAATACTTTTTTCTCTTTTAACGCTTGCTCAATTTGAAATGCCATGAAAATTTGTTCATCACGACACTCATACCCTTTTTCGGTTAAATCGTCATATAACGTATCGCCAATCCAGTCATTTAAAGAATCATAAAACGATTTCTCTCTCGATAAAGGGAACGGTAACTTTCTTTTCATACAGCGAACTCCTTCCAAACTATCCATACAAAAGGAAGAGAGATGCCGCTCTCTTCCCTTTTGCCAACCTATTTTTCAATACACTTTCTACTATATGCTAAACACGCTTTCCCCAAAACTGATAATAATCTGTTCGGATAAAGCCGTTAAACAGTTTTCTCTTTCTTGTCGCTTTCTTACCGTAAAGCTCTTCGAAATTTTCCAAAGGAGAAATCATATAAACAGACCAAGAAGGATGCTCTTCCATGACCTTTCCAAGCGCTCTTGTAATGTCCTCAGCCTCTGCAATCTCTCCGAGTCTTTCACCATAAGGAGGGTTCCCAACCATGACACCATTTACACCTTCGATTGAAAGATCCTTCAAATCTTGTTGTTTCCATTGAATCAAATCTGCGAATCCTGCTTCAATCGCATTTTCTTCCGCTACTTTGACCATACGGCCATCCACATCTGACCCAGTGATCATAAGTGGCTGGTCATATTTTGCTAAGTCTTCCGCTTCTTCACGCACGCGGTCCCATACAGTTTGTCCCATCCATGGCCATTCTTCACTTAGAAAATCTCGATTCGTTCCAGGCGCGATGTTTTGACCAATCATCGCTGCTTCGATTGGAATCGTTCCTGAACCACATAGCGGGTCCATAAATGGACGGTCTGGATTCCAGCGCGTTAATGTGACGAGTGCAGCTGCAAGCGTTTCTTTAATCGGCGCATCCCCTTGCCCAACTCGGTAGCCGCGTCTATGCAACCCAGTTCCACTCGTGTCAATCGTTAATGTCACTTTATCTTTTAAAATTGATACTTCCAGTTTAAATAACGGGCCTGATTCAGATAAAAAACCGCTTCTTTTATAAGCACGATTTAACCGTTCAACAATTGCTTTTTTTACAATTGCTTGACAGTCTGGCACACTGTATAAAGTAGATTTTACGGATTTTCCCGCTACCGGAAAAGCAGCATCTACCGGTAAATATTTTTCCCAAGCAAGTGCCTTCGTTTGTTCAAATAAATCATCAAACGTTTTCGCGTGAAATTCACCGACAATTATTCTGACTCGGTCAGCGACGCGTAGCCACATATTTGCTCTTGCAATTGCAGTCTCGTCTCCTTGAAAATAAACCTTTCCATTTTCCGTCCTGGTCTCATATCCAAGTGCTTTCACTTCATCAGCGACTAGCCCTTCTACACCCATAGCAGATGTGGCGACTAAATTAAATTTACTCATATATTACAACTCCCGTTCTATTCTATATGCAATGTTCATTTGATTATTTTATGTATAAAGTAACACTTACTTATCATGGACCTAAACCAATAAAGTATCCAAAATCATTCACTGTTAGTATGTTTCATTGCCAAAAGAAAAGCTCTCCATTAACAGGAGAGCTTCAACTTTAATTGAATATACCATAGGAAATTCGATAAGCCATGTTTTGTTCCCGTGTACTCAAACGGCGTTTGCCTCGTACTAGGGTGGTAATCATCTATCTACAGGAATGTTTTCCTGTCCCTTCGTCCGTTCAGTTCCTTTCGAAGAGTGCCCCTACCATTGTTTGGGTTTCTCACTTATGGGGTTTACCGCGTTCCATCTGATTCGTTTCCGAAGCAGCTACGTTTCTGTGGCACTGTTCAGGGAACCTAGCCCATATTAAGCAAGCTTAACTTAGGACGTATTCCCGCCGTCATCGCATATTTGCGATGCCCCAGCTTATTTTTTTGCTGAGCACAAACACTACGGTCATCTCAGAGCCGTGTGAGCATGGACTTTCCTCTACAAAGACGAGCTTTGCAGCGATTACCTAAATTTGCACTACGGTTTTTTTATTATACAATACTGGTCACTTTTTTTCAATCATCTTGAGGAAAAAGGATTATTCACTCAATTTATCGCCAAAAACATGTTTTTCCAAATTGGAAATGCGTTTTAAAATGTCGAAATTTGTTGACCCTGTATTCATAGTTTCAGGACGCCTTTTAGCTGTTTCAAGTTGGCTTTTCATTTGTTCAATTTCAGTTTCTAATGTCTCAATTTTTTTAGTAAAAGTTTGGTAATCTTGAATAACGTCGTCAAGAAAAAGATCAACTTCTTCTTGGTTATAGCCACGTAAACCCGATTTAAACTCTTTTTCGAGTATCGTTTTCGTGTCCAGTTTTATTTCCATAAAAATCGCCCTTCCATCGTTGGTAAACTTATGCGATATTATAGCATAATCTAACCTATTTTGTCCTTTTTAAACAGCGGAGTCAATTTCATAATTACCTAAAACCGCTAAGCTGATACAATATATAGTTGAGAACGGTTCAAATCAACTATATATTGTATCTGCGCAGCGAAAAGATTGGATTATGAAATTGACTTAGCTCAATCTGATTTTGTCGTTTTCTGCGCTTCCCCGGGAAATATTTTTCTTAATAACCTCATTTCCCGCTTTAGGAAATCTCTTTCAGCTCGCGTACGAAATCGTTTTGTCAGGTCTAAATCCTTCTCAATAAAACGCATTGCTTTTCTTGTCACTTCTAATGCCATTTCTAAATTTTTCAATTTATGTTCCTGTAACTTCGCCAATTCTTCAAACGCAATGATTCTTTCTCTGCCGTCTAACTGCTTTGCTGCAATGTTGAAAGATTGCACAGCTTTATCGTATGCGTCATTCCTTTTTAAAATGAACCCATAATGATAATGTGACAACGCATGGTCCGAGCCATATTTTTCAATAACGTTTTTAAAGAAGTGTGCGCTATCGTCATAATGTTTCAAATCGGAAAACCATTTGCCGATATTCGTATGTGTGATCGCCGTCTCGGGGTTCGTCGTCTCCAAGATTAAATTCGTTGCACGAATATAAAGTGTCACAAGAGATAGTATATCCCATTCATTATGTTGAAGCACCTTCATTAACGTTTCTGCTTGCCCACTTTTCACCGCATCTTGATAAATAATCGGGGCTAAATGGCCCGGGATATCTCCTTCCCGGTAAAAGTGCAGTTGTTTTTCTTCAATAGACGTAAGTTTAAATGTATCTAACTCAGTTTTCCATACACGTCTAGCCCCGTGAAGTAAATCAATTTGATGATGGGTTAACAACTTGGGGAGTTTTTCGCGATTCATCGTCCACCTAGTTTCTACTTGGGGGATATCAAAGCTTTTACCATTATACGTAATAAGCGTCATTTCTTCTTTCCATAACTTTGAGGCATATAAAAAAGCCGCTTCATGATCGGGTCCTGGTAGAACGTATTGCGTCATCCGAAAGCCATTCTCCACTTGCTCCATGAATCCAAGCAAAAAAATAAGCGTTCCCGCCCCTTTTAGCCCTGTTGTTTCTGTATCGAAAAAAACGAGCTTATTTGTGCTTTTTGGGGCTAACGGATGTTCACGATCAAAACGTTTCCACTTTTCTAGCGTTGACTGAAGGTCACCTATTTTTTTATTTCCGTGGCAATAAGTTTTGTCATATTCTACAACACGTTTATAAACAACCCCAAACTGATTCTCTTCCTTTATTAATCCTGTCTTCAACCAATTCTTTTCGTAAGGTGGCGCAGGAGGAATTACCACGTCGCGTTTTGTTTTCTTTGTTGGCTTCGGTTTCTTAGTGAGCATTTTTCTCATTGCCATTAACTTCTGTTCATAGGACACGCCTTTCGCCCCCTGTTATTGCATATAGAAGTGAAATGACATCATTTTTTACGCTAATTTCACTTTCTTGCGCACCGATACAAACTGGACAACCGTGATCACACAGACAACTTTCTATATGCTCAGCAGCTTGTTCTAGTAATTCATGCCAGCGTTTATAGATTTTTTCACTTAAACCAATCCCGCCTGGATAACTGTCGTATATAAAAAAGGTTGGTTTTTGTGTATGCACAGCTTTAACTTGTGGCATCACATGAATATCCGACCGATCACATCTTACAAATAATGGAATAAACGATTGAATTGCATAAGCTGTTCCGGTCATCGCATCTGTTAACTTTGCTTCCGACCACCCTTCCGGAACATCAAAAGCATACCAAGTTCCTGTCGTATGTAATTCTACAGCAGGGAGCGATATAGGTCCTGACCCGATATTATCATGGGTTCCGAATCGTATTTTCTTAAAAATCGTGGTCATGGCTAGAACAGCTAAATCACCATAAGCAGTCGTATGCTGTTGGAATTGTGTCGCGTCATCTTCGTTCATTACTTTTACTTCAACCGCTAAATTTGCATCCGTGAAGTAATCTACGTCGACTTCCGTAACATAGGCTTTCTTTTCTTCCCAA
This window of the Sporosarcina ureilytica genome carries:
- a CDS encoding IS3 family transposase (programmed frameshift) encodes the protein MSKIIFNEIQRKQLESNPNVASVSDRAIQYNAEFKIRAVKENMNGKGPTQIFMENGFNLDVIGAKKAQSAISRWKNTYKTLGEQGFLEERRGKGGTGRPSTKVISSEKKLEKAEARIKYLEAELELPKKARGTRKAGEEVILAPREKYALINEVIRKYQLKNMTRYLCALTCVSRSGYYAWLQNSEKHAIREEQDYQDYLLLRCIYDAFKGKIGYRGLYMALEELVVTPMNHKKILRLMRKYNFFAKVRRANPYKYIAKATQAHRTVPNHLNRAFNQDEPGKVYLTDITYLQYRNGQTAYLSCIKDVATREIVAYELSTSLKMGLVYRTLDKLEETLDGNIHPEAMIHSDQGVHYTHPEYQGRVKKIGLLQSMSRRGNCLDNAPMESFFGHFKDEVDYEEACNLRELREMIDEYLEHYNTTRKQWTLKKMTPAQYRSHLIAA
- a CDS encoding ATP-dependent DNA helicase; translation: MKRKLPFPLSREKSFYDSLNDWIGDTLYDDLTEKGYECRDEQIFMAFQIEQALKEKKVLFAEAGVGTGKTIAYLLPAIAYARYTGKPALISCADETLIEQLVKQDGDIYKMSEALNLNIDVRLAKARDQYLCLKRLDDASNTMVETYIEDVEDSLPDFVYGTGSLQSVYPYGERSDYPELSDAQWKTINYHPIQQCEACDLRNRCGQTLHRNHYRAAPEIIICSHDFYMEHIWTKESRERQGQLPLLPEASMVIFDEGHLLEYAAQRALTYEVQDHTLLNLLERVMVDGVREQSLQLMEQLIDVHASFFALLHEHAEETMNERKAIHKVPELFEVGRQAVNISTALLEEFVFEGELYIIPEYELKMVEEYLEQYIYSMELFISGQDAVDWLQDTEEEMSLVIMPRLVTDILKESLFSSNMPIVFSSATLSLQKDFSYIAEGLGIDKYLSFSVESPFDYENVMKIYAHKTSQEQKVEKVEALLREEGQTLILFKSETAMLQFKKELSADINGSIGFEGERELSSIVRDFQNKQLKVLCSFNLWEGLDIPKDALTRVIIYDLPYPPADPLFEAKRSHAKDAFQEVDLPFMLLRYRQGIGRLIRTSEDAGEIHLLVNETEEKMLEKLEQVSPVKLLLEN
- a CDS encoding THUMP domain-containing class I SAM-dependent RNA methyltransferase, whose protein sequence is MSKFNLVATSAMGVEGLVADEVKALGYETRTENGKVYFQGDETAIARANMWLRVADRVRIIVGEFHAKTFDDLFEQTKALAWEKYLPVDAAFPVAGKSVKSTLYSVPDCQAIVKKAIVERLNRAYKRSGFLSESGPLFKLEVSILKDKVTLTIDTSGTGLHRRGYRVGQGDAPIKETLAAALVTLTRWNPDRPFMDPLCGSGTIPIEAAMIGQNIAPGTNRDFLSEEWPWMGQTVWDRVREEAEDLAKYDQPLMITGSDVDGRMVKVAEENAIEAGFADLIQWKQQDLKDLSIEGVNGVMVGNPPYGERLGEIAEAEDITRALGKVMEEHPSWSVYMISPLENFEELYGKKATRKRKLFNGFIRTDYYQFWGKRV
- the gpsB gene encoding cell division regulator GpsB, yielding MEIKLDTKTILEKEFKSGLRGYNQEEVDLFLDDVIQDYQTFTKKIETLETEIEQMKSQLETAKRRPETMNTGSTNFDILKRISNLEKHVFGDKLSE
- a CDS encoding ribonuclease H-like domain-containing protein; translated protein: MSYEQKLMAMRKMLTKKPKPTKKTKRDVVIPPAPPYEKNWLKTGLIKEENQFGVVYKRVVEYDKTYCHGNKKIGDLQSTLEKWKRFDREHPLAPKSTNKLVFFDTETTGLKGAGTLIFLLGFMEQVENGFRMTQYVLPGPDHEAAFLYASKLWKEEMTLITYNGKSFDIPQVETRWTMNREKLPKLLTHHQIDLLHGARRVWKTELDTFKLTSIEEKQLHFYREGDIPGHLAPIIYQDAVKSGQAETLMKVLQHNEWDILSLVTLYIRATNLILETTNPETAITHTNIGKWFSDLKHYDDSAHFFKNVIEKYGSDHALSHYHYGFILKRNDAYDKAVQSFNIAAKQLDGRERIIAFEELAKLQEHKLKNLEMALEVTRKAMRFIEKDLDLTKRFRTRAERDFLKREMRLLRKIFPGEAQKTTKSD